The DNA window TGAACATGTAGATAATAAAGTGTGGCTTGTGAGATTCTCCCAAGGTCTTCCCATTCAAGTATTAAGTAACGCAACCGTATCGGTCGACACCTATTTCTTTATAAGCGGACTTTTATTGGCGTATATGTATCTAAAGGAGAATACAACGGACAAAGAACGGAATAAATCGTTTAATTATGGAGAGAAGCTAAATGAGTTCTTTGTTTGCGTAATAAGAAGATTTATCCGGTACGTTTCTTCATTATCTTAAATTCATAAACAGACAATAAACAAAGACTGCGCTGTAAGCGTGAAACGGTACAGCATAATAAATGATACAATAATgagtataaaagaaaagaaagccattaaaaaattcaactcAACATGagttagataataataaatgctaCTTTcgcgtttttaaaattaaactaaatatttatttttagattgaCACCGCCTTATATGATAATGATAGGAATAATACAATTGAACTCAGCTTGGTACGACAAGACCTCGCAATTCTATGTCGAAGAAAAACCGCACGAAACTTGCGCGAAATATTGGTGGAGGAATctcttgtacataaataatcTGTTCGATCACAATACGATGGTACAAACGtcacttaaattattattattatatatcgaCCTAAAATCACATTTGGAAATATGCgaaatatttcttctattctgaaatatttttgttttcttacaGTGTATGTCCTGGAGTTGGTACTTGGCCAACGATATGCAATTCTATGTAATCGGTTTGGCGCTCTTGATTCTGTCGTCAATGTAAGTTAAATAACTGTTACGCATTAAGAAaaagtgtttaattttaaaatattaaaatgtttaatttctacttcttttttaaatatttaactctaGCTTGTCATATCGAGGTACGATGTACCCAATGTGTAGTAGTAATTTTAGcaaatttctgaaatataattatttgtaagaattccaattacttaaaaataaaatattttttatttaatttatattatttatttgttttggtTGTATTCtgaagtattaattaaaaaagataaccaAATATTAGTTGGAATTTACTGGATTCATTGGTTCGTTTAGTCACGTGCAACTATCATGCATCAAAACCTTTGGTTATTTTAAAACGTCAACTTTATTCGACGTGGCACAGCTACACATGGCTGAATGGCTAATAAAACGACTAAACCAAATATTACCAAATACAACCAAAACCGATCGAACGAGATGTACTCGCCCCCTTACTGATAACATGACACCTTGCCTAAAATGATAACTAAgagcctaaacacaatgccaggcaacaggcaataggaacagaaataatgggagagaaagggagaaaggatcttcttctctttttctctcttttttctctttttttacttcctattgcctgttgcctggcattgtgtgatgGCCTTAATGCTCGATCTATTTCTTCTGACAGTTCCGATGtcaatgatttaaataaatataaattgcttTCAGATATTTTTACACGGCTGTTGCCATATTAGGTTTGCTTCTAATGGGCTCAATTATATTAAGCGGTTATATCTCGTATATTAACGAATATGTCCCGACGTAAGTtgcaaagttattttattaatcattaaattaattaaataagtaaacgTACTTTTATTGCAGCTTGGACGAACagtatagatttttaaatatcttatactATCCACCATGGGTCCGAATTGGTCCATATATTATTGGAATGATTACAGGTTACATTGTAACGAGACTAAACAAACAAATAGTTTTGAAAAAGGTAAAGTATTGCTTaagtaaaaaactttattttacaaaaaaccaTAAGTAACCAACCATAAGTTGAAACAACTGTAAAGTATGTAGGTTACTGATTCATATTTAGAtgtgataattacaaattattatttctaataattcagaaaacaaatttcaaatagatatgaaaaattaaaacaaaacatcTTGTTTACTTAATTATGCACCTGATATATCTGCCATTAGggttttatttattcgttattttttaatacttttaaaggttctttcttttacttaaactgattatttataaaataaaattatttataaataaaataaaacattttatataaactaaaagatttcttgttttatttaatgtggttgcaataaaaaaaatgtattataaaaactatatataaatatacaaaaattatttaactcaGATCTAAATTATTCTCACTAATTAtcctctaatattttaaacataatctgtaatttaaaaaattttagaacacTGCGATTTTGTATTGGTGTCTTGGTAGTACTTGcaacatttttgtattattcggTCTTTACAAGCGACATATATCCATTCTGTCTACTGCTATCTACGTTGCATTAAGTAGAACAGTTTGGGCCATAGGTATAGCATGGATCGTAATAGTCTGTTTTACTAAGCATGGAGgttagtaaatttaatttttgaatatataataaataaatctaatattatattaacacaaataaattgaaatatattatttttatgatttattattacattaaatcgtattttttaaatttattttaataagcattttataatagacagtgacataaaaagaaataatataatttagaaaaaaaaatttattcttgttcaTCAAATGCTTGACTTCATTATAGGTATCGTTAAGGAGCTGTTAGAATGCAAAATCTGGATTCCTCTTAGCAGGCTCACGTACTGTGCTTACCTTTTAAATCCTTTTATCATACATTCGATTCGTCTGCACAATGAAACATCTGCTCATTTGGAGTTTCTCTCCATGGTAAGTACaccaacaataaaaatttcaacatcGATGAAAAAAGCCACTTATTGTCacaatttgcatttttagTGCGCCATAGTCACAGGACACTTCATGATTAGTTATTTGTGTGCTTACGCATTGTCCTTAATGGCAGAATCACCGTACATCTTACTAATGCGAATGTTTATCCAATCTCGTAGcaggaaaaaatataagagacCTGAGGTTATAATTTCGCATACATGATTGTGAAGAAAATgctgtaatattgtaatagtaattaaaaccGAATAAAATAGTAGtacattataaaagaaataataacgaGATgcgacagaaaaaaattttacattagtgTCAAACCAAAAACTAACGTAACAATAATGATTTagaagtattatattatattttattaaaaaataatttgttatataatcttatcttacaataataaaaaataaagctatttaaaacaaaaatgtgtttttttgtataaaagagAGATACTTACCAAGATGTATGTATACCATCAGACAATTTAATACCGCACTTCTAAAAATCTAGGCAAAACAGATGATACATGGATATTCTCTTTTTGGGAGACGTttctttgtattaattatacgtTCTTCTGAttccttattataaattttgtatttttctgcAGAAGATTAAAATTCTATAGCTTTATCTTACTGttttctgtaataaatttgagatttGGTAATCGTTTTGATAGATGATTTATGTACCCTTTATTAAGAGTACCATAACTGGTTTCAATATTCTCTGTACTTCTATCAAATATAGTCTTGTTccgttttttctttgtaacattATGTTTAATGTCAAGATcattatttatagttttctttaataaatcaaaatatgcaaatttacatttttattgtacaacTAACTTTTCTATAAATGGATTAGCGGCGTTTGAATGGAATCCGGATTGGATAGTAACCGgtaaaaagttagaaaattattgaattttaacttAGCCCTATGATTTCTAAACAGAACAAGAACTgcagtatataattaatataattacattaataataatagtataatataattatagttttaaaaattctatatcaaTGTAAGTAAAATACACGCTGTATTATACTATGTATCTGATACACTTATGTATCAAGTTTATCTTAacatcttaaatatattaaagaataaaaaatttattgaattattctctctctctttctctctctctctttctctctatctaactatctatctatctatctatctatctatctatctatctatctctttctcattccattcaaaatattatgtcTACTCACTcttaacacaatttttaacggtaagtttttaatttgtgcaattttttaaataacctAATTTCAAAAagctattaaatttaatttagttaaaaaatacatattaactCCCCTGACTCAtccaagtatttatttatcagcAACAAATTACCTCTTAAGAAACAAATCTTCGCCTGTTGACTTTTTAAAGATACATCTTCAATCATCagtttcatttattaaaacatcttataaatgttttaagttgatttaatacgtattataatttatacatagtGTCACATCGCTtaacttttaaaagttttaaataaaaaagtttttaagaaaaaaaagactcCCAACTGCCGCCAAAAACTAgtcttaaaaaagttaaaaaatattttaaaaagtaaactaaaaaatatattttcaaaaatgcagttaaaaaattacgataaaattgaagataatatctaaaatactataaaattttgatgtaaaataaaaaagttacaaaaaaattaaaaacaaaataattttaacaagtaCAAAacttctgaaaaataaaattaaagataaaataacacaaaaaatatttttaaataaagttataaattaccAACAAAACAAAAGAGGTATAAAAATAGaagctttaaaattattagtttaaaattattaatataaataatatgttaattaaataatataatatataataaattattatattaaaatttattattaatatagtaaataaaatataattaatattaataaaaagtataatcaaaaatacagaaaatactttaaaactaaattaaatttattttaactaaaacattgaaaaaagtaaattaaaaaatttaaattgtaaaaattatattaataaaacattttaaaaaacagtCGGGAGACGCCATGCCAaattaattctcaaaaatgaactatttaaaaaatgcgtgtacgcataaaaaagatatatacacaaaaataggaattaatataatgaaaaagtaTACGCCTTTGCATGGCaagaaaatctatttaataaaattgatcttGTTAGAGCAAATCATATAATCGATGGGAAATAggtgataattttattatttataattttattatagtttttacatttactctcgtaaaaatttatatagtgCAACTTTTGATTGGCTGTTGGATAGTTACAGTGTGCTTGTTATTcctataacaattataatttatgcacatttatatatcgagaaagtgtattttaaactaaaattttaccaaaaaaaaaaaaaaaaaaaaaaaaaacagggcGCTTAACATTCTTATTGGACTTCTCCATTTCTTATTAGATTGTCTTCCGGATATAACAAGCTGTATGGGAACAATtaacaatgtaaataaat is part of the Monomorium pharaonis isolate MP-MQ-018 chromosome 2, ASM1337386v2, whole genome shotgun sequence genome and encodes:
- the LOC114255078 gene encoding nose resistant to fluoxetine protein 6-like, giving the protein MSRQRLIFILYICYSAVLFCVSAQFHSSNENNNSIHSLPAYAIASRAALLGSATCGIELQDFRDAVDQRILWGLKILDSNGGPKSGFFYGNNFWLGSRSQCLDILNRNPLEIAERHILNRTHYHDPQHEFPPFDVNYFVAYLKHNSTLQYHIGLLNEDLITLGLCLPASCSIKDISFILEKIFRDRILLINDLYSMDLTVIEVKDLKDDHQWLLRGAVPLICAVLVLTFFMIISGTIYDIFIYQKYLKAKSKAPVNVKNAVEEMEMTNLSIQHEKSRIGSVLMCFSIYTSTKIIFNTDLNIDMIPVIHGLRFLSMLWIIMGHSILYTLDYMDNKVWLVRFSQGLPIQVLSNATVSVDTYFFISGLLLAYMYLKENTTDKERNKSFNYGEKLNEFFVCVIRRFIRLTPPYMIMIGIIQLNSAWYDKTSQFYVEEKPHETCAKYWWRNLLYINNLFDHNTMCMSWSWYLANDMQFYVIGLALLILSSIYFYTAVAILGLLLMGSIILSGYISYINEYVPTLDEQYRFLNILYYPPWVRIGPYIIGMITGYIVTRLNKQIVLKKNTAILYWCLGSTCNIFVLFGLYKRHISILSTAIYVALSRTVWAIGIAWIVIVCFTKHGGIVKELLECKIWIPLSRLTYCAYLLNPFIIHSIRLHNETSAHLEFLSMCAIVTGHFMISYLCAYALSLMAESPYILLMRMFIQSRSRKKYKRPEVIISHT